CTGCACACAACACATGGGGACAACTTTGAGAGATGTACAACTCACTGCACGTCTGGCCTCTATAATATCATAAAATACTGCTCACCAAAAGGAAGCGGGAGGGAAAGGAATATCAATCTTACCTAGaacatcatcatcctcctcctcctcctcctcctcctctgtcaggtCTATGAATGCTTCTGATTTGGCAGGGTGAGATGCCTGTGTGGAGTCTGAAGGAGGGTTTGTAGATTTACTACCTACATAGGAGAGTGTAGGAAAACAGCTTCTCAGTTAGAATGACACTGAGAATCCGGGCAAAACAAACTATTTACATGTACTCTTCCAAGATAACAAGCCAAACTTCTGAGGTGTAAGCTAACCTGTTTTCGCAGGCACCTGTGGTACAGGGGCAGCTAGTCGTGCTGAGGCAGCTAGTTGCGCTGGGGCAGCTGGTCGCACAGAGGGTTGAGTGCCTGTGGTGGCTGGCATTGAGAATCTTGGTAAGGATGAAGTTGAAGTGGAGTTCGCCACAGATACAAGCCGAATGGACTcacagacggagacagacacacCGGAGCTGGGCCTGCTGACTGTCCCAGTGGCTCCAGGGTGGGAGACATTGGGTGTGGCACAGAGTTTGGTTGTGGCCCTGCATGTGGGTGTGGTTATGGTTGTGGCCCTGGATGTGGTTATGGTTGTGGCCCTGGGTGTGGTTGTGGCCCTGGGTGTGGCCCTGGGTGTGGTCCTGGGTGTGGGTGTGGTTACGGTTGTGGCCCAGCATGTGGGTGTGGTTATGGTTGTGGCCCTGGTTATGGGTGTGGTCATGTGGGACGTTGTGGCAGCTGGTGTGTCAGTCGGTGTAGTCGTGGTTGTGGCAGCGGAATGAGACAAGAGGGCGGATGCAGAGGGGGGCTTGGGAGCAGCAGGGGTGTAGGGAGTAGTCCTCTGCAGGAGGAAGGCAGTGGTGGGTGTCACGGTGGAACTCGTCATGGCGGGAAATGCGCACACTGGGATTAGCTGGGAGTTGGTTGGGTTGGTAAGGATGGCTGTCCCTCCACCAGGCAGCTGTATGAGGAATGACTGGAGAGGGAAGGCGGACGGGCCTGGTGTTGGGGTAACACAGGTGCTCAGCATCAAGGTTTGGGATGTGGGTTGAGATCCGGCTGAGGCTGTGGAAGAGGGGGAAGGTAGCAAGGAGGCTTGTGGAGGAGAAAGAAATGGAGATTTAAAAAAGAAGAGACCGtatacaataataatatcagttgGTTAAAGAAAACACACAGATTAAGATAAAGAGAAACCTGCCAACAGACTAACTCCCTCCTGCTCACCTGTGGGTACAGGAGTAGGGGTTTGACAGCCCTGATCATTACGTACAGGAGTAGGGGTTTGACAGCCCTGATCATTACGTACAGGAGTAGGGGTTTGACAGCCCTGATCATTACGTACAGGAGTAGGGGTTTGACAGCCCTGATCATTACGCTTTGGATCCGGTGGGTTGTTCCCCATTGTTCTGTTTACAAGGAGAGGAAATGATTACAGGCAGAGGATTCAGGAAGCTGATCAAAAGGCTGCTCAGTGGAGAATGATGGTGAACACAAACATAAGTGGATGCTGAGAGATGCAGTATGACATCACTGTACATCCAATCAATTGCTTTTATCCCAAATAACTCAATGATAAATTGAATCTTCGTTGTCAATGCACCCATTTCTTTGGGTTACCCTCTGGTGAAATGTTTTTCCTCTGATTACTTGAGACACGCTGCTACACTTCAAACCATTGACTTACCTCAGGCCGAGAACTGCTGATCCTGCTGGGGTGGTTGCTGTGGCAGAAGTAGAGGTAGGTGGCAACAGTACCTGATGAATATAGGGAAGAGCACTTTGTATAGAGTTCCAATGGTACCACCAATCTTTCAAAAAAGCAAGTTCCCTCTGAAATCACAGTCATCATTGAAAGATCAATTGCCTCCATTTTCACTCACCTCTGGAGGTTTCTTGGCATTCTCCCTGGCCTGGATGGCAGTTCCAACTTTCTTAGAAAGTCGGGCAATCTTTGCCTGAAAGGGCACACGTGGCGCATGGATTTGCTTGTCTAATGGGCAATACATTCCAATGTCTTTATCCTAGATTACCCTGTTTGTGTTTTATTTATCATCTTTTGACAACTGACCTGCAGGCTCTTGAGTGCACTCGGGTGTTTTTCTATTTTGTCCAGTCTGTCTCTGAGCCCCTGAAGACtcatgtcaaatagtgtgagcTGCAGAACACACAACTGCTCCTCAACAAGCTGCTGCACCACCTACAGAGGATAGGGATTTTAATGGGTAAGTGAGGAAAAAAGATGTAAGGTTATTGTATTTGTTTAACCTTAAAACCGGGCCAGAGATTGTTTTATAAATAACACCCAAAACACGAGAAGGTATCTTAAATAGCCAGAAATATGCCATGCAACTCAGGATTACATGACTACAACTTGGGAAAtgagatgttttatttaattatttaatttaAATAAACCACATCTCAATTGAGGACCAACCTTCTTTAGCTTGTGTTGCCTTTCAGCGCTCCCACTGATCTTCAGCTCCACATGAGCCTCCAGCTCTTCACAGTCTACTCTGGGCCTCTTGTTATGCCTCTCCACCACTTCCAAGTCTCTTTCTCCCTGTTTTTCACCACCATCCTCTGAGTCTCCAGACAAGGATCGTTTCTTCTGTAGAGCAGCACCCTCCTCTTCTTgtttagagagaacacaacacattataatatcaTCCAACTATCAAAACACCGCTATAATCGAAGCCAACATCTTGAAAAAAAAATATTGCCGCTAGCCAACAGGCCAGTTGAAGTCAGAAATATGACAAATTCATGCAACCTAGCTAACATCTGgggcaacaggtagcctagtggttagagcattggtctagtaaccgaaaggtggcaagatcgaatccccgagctgacaaggtaaaacaatctgtcgttctgcccctgaacaaggcagttaacccactgttcctaggcgtcattgaaaataagaattagttcttaactgacttgcctagttaaataaaggttaaataaataaacatacgaACTAAACTTGACATAATCACTTTGGTGCTTTAGTTGGGATTGGAAAAGACTATAAGATTACCTTCATCAATCTGAAGGGGTGTCGGTGATGAAGGGGACGGAGAGTCAACTGGAGCACCACTTACAAATTGTTCTGGCTTCTTCATGTTAACCTCAACTTTTTCTACCCCTCCTTCACTTTTCCTCTGTTCCTCATctttttcctcctcttcctcattgcTCTCATCCTGGACATCATCATCTTCACTAAGCACCAGGAATCCTGGCCTGACCTCCTGGTCTGACTCTGCCGTGTATGACGGGGAgagtgaaggggaagagacagactcTACAGCCGTgttggaggacaggaggagggaggtggcaGGGTTCAATATGGGCACTGTGTCCTGAGTGGTACCTGGTACCAGGTCTACTTCCATACCATCAACCTGTCTCTCCCTTACTGCTTCTGTTTTCTCTGAACTCACAGGAGAGGAAACGATAACATCCTCCTTGGAATTTCTATCCCCCTTCATCAGTCCATTCACTTTGTCTTCTACCTCGAGGCTGGGTAATGTAGACTCCttgtccccctctccttcctgaacatctTTTACATCAGAGTGTATGTTCTGTGATGAAGAAACCAGTAATTCAGAGGCTGTTGGTTCCTCAGAGGTCTCAGTGGTTAGGGATGTGGCTGTCAGGGAGGAAGGGGCATGAGTGGTGGTATgtgtagttccatgtatttctttATCTACTTCCATAGACACATCTTCACAGTGCTTCCCATTTACCATTGCTGGCTGAGGTGGGGATGGGAAAGAACATGGAGAGGAAAGAGTGGTGTGAAGGGATTTCAGTTGCTGTCGATCGCTGACTTTCATAGTCTTTTTTGCTCTGAAGATTTTCCTCAGGGGTTCCTCTGCAACAGCAACATCCATGCTTGACCTGAAAGGTGGTAGAGATAAGAGAGCAAAAGAATGTCAATCATGTACAATTCTGTTTTACTCTACTTAATTGCATTTCAATGCTTTTGATTCATGCAAATGAAAAACTGAATCATTTTCATTAATCTCTTCATTAATGAAGTGTATTAAATTCAAATAGAAGTGGGGTCACTGACTTTCCTGTACACACTATTGTTGAAGTCCAAGATAGGACACACCCACAATCAtgcagctcctcctcctctttacaccCTGTCAACTCTGATTGGTAGAGTGCAAAGCCTGCCAGGCAACTCAAGCAGGCGATTCAGTGATGGGTTTTAAATATCTGGCCCCGGTGGGAGGTGTTTGCACCGGGTGAAAAGCGATTGCATTTGTTTAGGAAGCGGGCTGCCTCCTGGGCGTGAGCCAGGTGCCCTGCTCTGGCCGACGGCGGCTCAAAACAAAAAAAGTGGGTTAAGCAGgtggagtaatgagtaggattctgtttTCACATGCAATTTTTTAAACGCTTTATCCGCCTTCCAAATGAAAGCTAGTTTGACAATTCTGACATATTTTATGCAAAAGGGATGTTTCTGAATGATGCACCATGCTGCTATGTTGACAGCATGAGTTTACAGCCCAGATTACTGTTCCATTTGAGAAGGGTGCTCCTCCCTCACTGCTTTTGACCTTTCATGTCACCTAGCAGCATTCACAGAGGCTGCTAGTTTCTCCAAGCCTGCAGGCAGCAGGGTGGAGAGAAGGAAGGATACAAGAACCCTACTCTTCACTTGCAATAGCCAACCTAGCCTGGAAACCTGACGTTGAATTTCATTGAAGCACAAGATAAATACATGTACGCATGCATACTTGCCAGGCTCATGCTTACGTGGTTCTGTGCATGCTTCAGGTTACAAATCTGAACACTACCAGCACTTTGAAAAGAGGATTGAATTATGATTTCCTGTGGATAATGTCTCACATTCCTACCTGCAAACAgaccaaccacacagacaaacagtaaagttaaaatactattttattcaacattctggcttgtagaggtTGTGAGAGGAAACTTTCCTGATCCAAACACTAATTTATGCCCAACGTAgaattccattaaaaaaaacatcagGTTTCCAGGCTATAGTCAACTACGCGGTAAGTCCTGCTTATACTTACTACTGCCTCATCAAAATAGGaatgaaaacaaatcaaacaatcAAGGTGCCTTGCATAGTGCCATGCCATCTTAGCCATGTGATCTTGACAAATTTAGGACAGCTCTTAAAGCCAGTAAGATTTTCAGGTTTTTAAAGCAATAAAATAAACCCCATTGAGTTGGAAGAATCTGTAATGACATTAGTACAAGTTTTCAAATCATCTTTGAAAAAGTAATGTTTCCCTCAAGGAATGTCATTCCTTAAAACTGCCCATCATATAAATCCAGTACTACCTGCAGCTGAAAATGTAATGCGACGCATTTGCTCCATGTAAAGAGTTTCCATTTGGAAGGGTGGAGACTTTACTTGTCTCTAATATTTTTTCAGGAATTTCCCCCCAGAATCTAATTGAGCATTTGACACAATTAAGTAAGATTAGTTCTGGGATTCAGAGATTAGCTCCATGTGACCCCCCCTCTGACAGCATGGGCCTGAATTGACTTGTCAAACCCAAGGGTATGGGGTAATCCCCCTATGATAACATTCATGGGGATTCCCTTTGCAGTTGGATGAAATTCTATTTAGCCCAGTTAGATTACCCTGTGAAAGGAGGCAATTAAATGCACCTGTGGACACTCAGACTAAGTATCAACGGCTAGACTAAGTATCAAGGGCTAGACTAAGTATCAAGGGCTAGACTAAGTATCAAGGGCTAGACTAAGTATCAAGGGCTAGACTACGTATCAACGGCTAGACTAAGTACGACTTTTGATTTTAGTTTCCCAGTGAAAAAAGTCCAGTAGATACTATCAGTCTGCACACCTGGATTTAATTTCATACTAATTGATTACTGTTGATTTGTCGCACCAGGTGTTGGCTAAGTGAAGGAAGGTGTAGCCAACCTAGTCCTACAGTGTATGTCACAAAACAGAATCAATAAGTTAGCCAGGTAACTAACAAACTTTCAGATATAGCGGTTTGTTTTCTGGTTTATCAAAAGACCTAAAGTAAATGATAGATTATTGAGAATATTGAGTTGGTACTGTTTACATTTCAAGTAAATCTTTCTCAGTTAGCTGGCTAAGTCATTGATCCTGACATTACTTAGAGGGCCATGGAGTgcacaggcttttgttccagcccagaaATCACACGACACACTCCTGTGCCTCAAACAACTTGAAGTTGAGTATTGTGATATTTAAATTATGAAGTGGTATATTTCACACAATGGTTTGCTTTACACTGACAAAATATGATCTCTAATGGAACATGTATAAGAAGACTGGCTGTAGGAACATTGCCCTTGAAATCAAGACGTTCAGGATCTGATGGCTTGGACACATATTGATGGACAGTGGTGGCTGTGCTGGAGTAGATGGGTCTCATGGGACTGGGCACGGACTGTGGCAAAAGACACTCCAGCGGTAGAAAATGAAGAGGACTAAGTAAGTTAAGTATATTTCAGTCAAAATGTTGCGTTAACGGACCAACAATTGCTACATCAGTAAGGTATGTTGATGCCTTCAATGGCCTCACCAATACTTCACCACTTACATAAAATGATCCATTCAGTGAAGTTTACAGACTAAGATTAAAGTATATCTTAATGCAGTAACTCAATGTTAAACACATGAGGTCACTCACCCTTTACATCCAGTTTCAAAACAGGATCCTGTAGTGACCAGAACTTGCTAAGTGCTAAATTGAATCAACAAATGCTAACTTGCACAGTCATTTAACAACCTAACTTGACCTGTCTGCTTATCCTTATCCTGTCTGTTGTCACTGACTGGGAGTGAATCACAACCACTCAAAACCAGCACATTCTTAGTATGTTCTAAACTTCCCAGCCCACATTCGTATGTTCTAAACTCCACAGCTAGCCTATTCAGTCCGTCAATTCGCTCCCTCTCAAACAAAGCAGGAAGTGTGACGGGGGGGAGGGAAATCCAGACAGAGGAAGGCGGGGCTACCATCTTTGGAGAAACTGGGACCAGATTAAAATAAAGATACAGTGTATGTTCAATATTCAAGTTTAAAATTAGAAGTATCATTAAGATTCACATGTCTTATTTTTGTACTAAACCCACCCCTTAGGGCAGGTTTGTTTGAGTGTTGGTGTATAAATGAACAGAATTCCACAACAGAAAAGGGAAACAAAGGTGTTTCAAGGCACTTTCAATTGCACCATTCTTCATGAAAAGGAGTCATCTACTTTTTTTTAGCTACTCTCCTACTCTATACTCATCATACAAAACAGTCCCATCTCAATCCATCCCGCCTTGTGCTTCAGgcattctctctcctccttaGCACAAAACATTATTATCCTGAATATTGTCCCCAGAATACTCATTACTATCTTGTGAGGAACTATACCCAGAGGGAAATAAACTAACACGATTCAAAACCATCTCATATTGCTTCTGTGTGTTTACTACTACTTTTTCTTACTGTTTGATTAGTATTAGAATATTTGTATGCATCCTATGTTTACTTTTCAATCGATAGTTTAACACAAATAAGCCTACATCAACAGCCTAGGTTCTGCAACCTCATTATGCATGTCAAGCTTTTCAGTCAGCCATTTTGGCAGCTGTCGAAGaagagttttttttaaatttaattattGATTAAATTAAGTGTTCTAGCTAGGTATCCTGTCATTATGAATGAACGACTGTAGGCTAAAACAAATATCTTACACAGCAACAATCTCCACAACATTGGCTCAATTGAAATGACTTATCTTGGACATCAAGTGAGAATcatttgtttttatttgtcatACATTTTCTGCTCGTTGCCCATTCAAACATGGGCAACACAAGTAAGGGTTAGAGCAATTGAGATTCCAATAAAGTAGGCTATTGGCCAGACAGCTGGGTAGGGCCGGCTAGATGGCTGGAtggacaggtttttagaaatgtttgcacatttattaaaaataaatgtcttatgtaaataagtattcagacttttgctaagagacttgaaattgagctcaggtgcgtcctgtttccattgatcatccttgagatgtttctacaacttaattggagtccacctgtggtaaattcaattgattggacatgatttgaaaaggcacacaccagtctatataaggtcccactgttgacagtgcatatcggagcaaaaaccaagccatgaggtcaaaggaattgtgtcaaggcacagatctggggaagggtaccaaaaaatgcctgcagcattgaatgtcccaaagaacacagtggcctccatcattcttaaatggaagaagtttggaaccaccaagactattcctagagatagccgcctggccaaactgagcaatcgggggagaagggccttggtcagggaggtgaccaagaacccgatggtcactccgacagagctccagagttcttctgtggagatggttgtccttctggaaggttctcccatttctgcagcattccaccaatcaagcctttatggtagagtagccagatggaagccactcctcagtaaaaggcccatgacagcctgcatggagtttgccaaaaggtgccTAAAGGActtttagaccatgagaaacgagtctctggtctgatgaaaccaagattgaactctctgggctgaatgtcaagcgtcaggTCTGAAGGAaactggcaccattcctacagtgaagcgttgtggtggcagcatcatgctgtgggtaggtttttcagcagcagagactgggagactagtcaggatcgagggaaagatgaacggagcaaagtacagagatccttgatgaaaacctgctccagagcactcaggacttcagactgtggtgaaggttcaccttccaacaggacaatgaccctaagcacacagccaagatgacgcaggagtggcttcaggacatttctctgaacatctctggagagacctgaaaatagctgtgcagcgacgctccccatccaatctgacatacctggagaggatctgcagagaagaatgggagaaattccccaaatacaggtgtgccaagcttgtagcgtcatacctaagaagactcgaggctgtaatcgctgtcaaaagtGCGTCAGcaaagtactgggtaaagggtctgaatacttatgtaattgggatatttcagtttttatttgtcattatggggtattgtgtgtagattgaggggggggggggggattaatcaatttcagaataatgctgtaatgtaacaaaatgtggaaaaagtcaaggtgtcttaatactttccgaatgcactatatattcTCGGGATGGAATATTTGTAAAATACtgggaaaatattcaacccttATGGATAGGCTGaccaaaataaatttagaaatctatgttattcaattattgcacccacactgctcgcaagcgtctgcgttgccaagggctaaaatataacttttatttttgacgcagatcgcactgcaagtcctgcctctcccatctcctcattggtttatagaagcaggtacccacgtgccatctcctcactggttatacccacgtgggtgattgaaagacgaactgcgTTGCCAATCGGTGtagtaatacaatgaaagtttagatgccaatcaccatctaagttcaaagatgaaaaagcctggaaggaggagagatgactagaaatgatccggttgaccgttttatgtgtggattaattgtcggagtagaggaccttgtgcatttcaggtaaaataacaactcaatgtttatttcCCAGGACaagttagctagcaacagcacgctaactagctaaattgccataaatgtttaatgcttttcgacctgttcctatattaatgtaattggttcgaagttagtttttatattttaacctgtgtgttgtgatcacgtttggtgtagggggacaaaattaattgatgcacgatggcgcacgatggcacACGCGCGCAgctggtttgggttccgtgttatggAGACTAATTTTGTCtctcaaacaggtaggcctaccgcTTATTTACTGAATAGGAAGAAATGGGCTCTAACACAAAGACCTCTATAGCATTGATTATAGCCGTAGCGGTCTCAACTCTGGTCCTCGTCTTCATGCTCTCCTTTTCAAACTGAACAAGATATCAGTAGGCCTAGTCCACGTGCACAGATattgaatttttttaaacaattgacTCACCTCCTGAAGTGCCACCATACACAGCACAGTCATTGATTGGCTAGGCAGTACAAAAGGGTTTACGTCAGCGAGAGCAGAGCAGGCCGGGGCTCTTGATTGGGAATGCCTAACCATTGTAGTGTTTAATGCAGTGTAGCCTAGTTTTACAGCCACCATCCCAGCAGTGCAAAAACTTAAAGGAGTACATTTTGATAGAAATATAACGTGCTTCTCCGAGCACGATCTTTGTATAGCCTAGGCCTGTAGGCTATGGATAGTTTTTTTTGAGACCACACTAGGCACACTTGATGTTGCTGCCCAGCAGAGATTAGGGGCATCATCGGGCAcatttatatttaacctttattcaattaactaggcaagtcagttaagaataaattcttatttacaatggcggcctaccacgGCTAAACCCGAacaacgctgggtcaattgtgcgccgccctacgggactcccaatcacggccagatgatacagcctggattcaaaccagggactatagtgatgcatcttgcactgagatgcagtgccttagatcgctgcaccactcgggagcccatgagATACTATAATAAGAAACTAATTTTAGAACCCTGAGCAATATGACATTTAAATGATTACAAATTagatgaccctcccctggactaaatgtaaaaaatactaaaccctcccgcTGACTGatattgaaaaagcatgaccctcccccattttcctctggGTAAATATTGCGTACATTTCGATCTCTCCCTTAGCTATAATTGTCCCCGACACGACtcgaacatactgtatgtagctcAACCAGGCCTGCCTTGAGAACAGTCTTCGCACAGAGTTTCTGAACCCGGACGCACAACATAGTGAGACTTCTGGGAACGCTTGGGAAACAGACCAGGCAAGGGTttgaagtcaatgagagaagtgaaaaattaatccttagttgttaattttctgaatctaaaggcacaacctagatttgaGGCAAtgctgaacatgttattactacattcttgtgaaagtgacaaactgacacgttttcattttagTCAAACAACTTTTTATTGAACGCCTGCCTTTGATTTGACGACGACCTGTTCCCATTCATTTTGCCATCTGGAATTTTAGAACTACTTCATATAaggtatgtaaactcagcaaaaaaagaaacgtcctctcactggcaactgcgtttattttcagcaaacttaacatgtgtaaatatttgtatgaacataaccagattcaacaactgagacattaattgaacaagttccacagacatgtgactaacagaaatggaataatgttttcctgaacaaagggggggtcaaaatcaaaagtaacagtcagtatctggtgtggccaccagctgcattaagtactgcagtgcatctcctcctcatggactgcaccagatttgccagttcttgctgtgagatgttacgtcactcttccaccaaggcacttgcaagttcccggacatttctggggggaatggccctagccctcaccctctgatccgaCAAGTTCCAAACGTGCTCAATGAgcttgagatccgggctcttcgctggccatggcagagcactaacattcctgtcttgcaggaaaccacacacagaaagagcagtatggctggtgccattgtcatgctggagggtcatgtcaggatgagcctgcaggaagggtaccacatgagggaggaggatatcttccctgtaacgcacagtgttgagattgcctgcaatgacaacaagctcagtccgatgatgctgtgacccaccggcccagaccatgacggaccctccacctccaaatcgatcccgttccagagtacaggcctcggtgtagcgctcatttcttcgacgataaacgcgaatctgaccaatACTCcatgtgagacaaaaccacgactcgtcagtgaagagcgctttttgccagtcctgtctggtccagcgacggtgggtttgtgcccataggtgaggttgttgctggtgatgtctggtgaggacctgcct
The sequence above is a segment of the Salvelinus alpinus chromosome 1, SLU_Salpinus.1, whole genome shotgun sequence genome. Coding sequences within it:
- the LOC139534576 gene encoding activating transcription factor 7-interacting protein 1-like isoform X4, whose translation is MFFPIPTSASNATSLTTETSEEPTASELLVSSSQNIHSDVKDVQEGEGDKESTLPSLEVEDKVNGLMKGDRNSKEDVIVSSPVSSEKTEAVRERQVDGMEVDLVPGTTQDTVPILNPATSLLLSSNTAVESVSSPSLSPSYTAESDQEVRPGFLVLSEDDDVQDESNEEEEEKDEEQRKSEGGVEKVEVNMKKPEQFVSGAPVDSPSPSSPTPLQIDEEEEGAALQKKRSLSGDSEDGGEKQGERDLEVVERHNKRPRVDCEELEAHVELKISGSAERQHKLKKVVQQLVEEQLCVLQLTLFDMSLQGLRDRLDKIEKHPSALKSLQAKIARLSKKVGTAIQARENAKKPPEVLLPPTSTSATATTPAGSAVLGLRTMGNNPPDPKRNDQGCQTPTPVRNDQGCQTPTPVRNDQGCQTPTPVRNDQGCQTPTPVPTASLLPSPSSTASAGSQPTSQTLMLSTCVTPTPGPSAFPLQSFLIQLPGGGTAILTNPTNSQLIPVCAFPAMTSSTVTPTTAFLLQRTTPYTPAAPKPPSASALLSHSAATTTTTPTDTPAATTSHMTTPITRATTITTPTCWATTVTTPTPRTTPRATPRATTTPRATTITTSRATTITTPTCRATTKLCATPNVSHPGATGTVSRPSSGVSVSVCESIRLVSVANSTSTSSLPRFSMPATTGTQPSVRPAAPAQLAASARLAAPVPQVPAKTGSKSTNPPSDSTQASHPAKSEAFIDLTEEEEEEEEDDDVLVTGVLKAPIALKASPSPSTAGQRTTATQQTATSTSVGTQAVRSSLGQTSAVGSPHAVYRRPLQGSPSKSVASATSTSSSTPCPQPSPLPPLPVTPQTISLPLEAASTSPPQQPLLKITRVPSQNDGIVLSWSVTEVDRSCAAVDSYHLYAYHQEHSGPSTPPLLWKKIGEVKALALPMACTLTQFVSGSKYYFAVRARDVFGRFGPFCAPQCTDVLTSPSPKAPI
- the LOC139534576 gene encoding activating transcription factor 7-interacting protein 1-like isoform X2, which translates into the protein MDVAVAEEPLRKIFRAKKTMKVSDRQQLKSLHTTLSSPCSFPSPPQPAMVNGKHCEDVSMEVDKEIHGTTHTTTHAPSSLTATSLTTETSEEPTASELLVSSSQNIHSDVKDVQEGEGDKESTLPSLEVEDKVNGLMKGDRNSKEDVIVSSPVSSEKTEAVRERQVDGMEVDLVPGTTQDTVPILNPATSLLLSSNTAVESVSSPSLSPSYTAESDQEVRPGFLVLSEDDDVQDESNEEEEEKDEEQRKSEGGVEKVEVNMKKPEQFVSGAPVDSPSPSSPTPLQIDEEEGAALQKKRSLSGDSEDGGEKQGERDLEVVERHNKRPRVDCEELEAHVELKISGSAERQHKLKKVVQQLVEEQLCVLQLTLFDMSLQGLRDRLDKIEKHPSALKSLQAKIARLSKKVGTAIQARENAKKPPEVLLPPTSTSATATTPAGSAVLGLRTMGNNPPDPKRNDQGCQTPTPVRNDQGCQTPTPVRNDQGCQTPTPVRNDQGCQTPTPVPTASLLPSPSSTASAGSQPTSQTLMLSTCVTPTPGPSAFPLQSFLIQLPGGGTAILTNPTNSQLIPVCAFPAMTSSTVTPTTAFLLQRTTPYTPAAPKPPSASALLSHSAATTTTTPTDTPAATTSHMTTPITRATTITTPTCWATTVTTPTPRTTPRATPRATTTPRATTITTSRATTITTPTCRATTKLCATPNVSHPGATGTVSRPSSGVSVSVCESIRLVSVANSTSTSSLPRFSMPATTGTQPSVRPAAPAQLAASARLAAPVPQVPAKTGSKSTNPPSDSTQASHPAKSEAFIDLTEEEEEEEEDDDVLVTGVLKAPIALKASPSPSTAGQRTTATQQTATSTSVGTQAVRSSLGQTSAVGSPHAVYRRPLQGSPSKSVASATSTSSSTPCPQPSPLPPLPVTPQTISLPLEAASTSPPQQPLLKITRVPSQNDGIVLSWSVTEVDRSCAAVDSYHLYAYHQEHSGPSTPPLLWKKIGEVKALALPMACTLTQFVSGSKYYFAVRARDVFGRFGPFCAPQCTDVLTSPSPKAPI
- the LOC139534576 gene encoding activating transcription factor 7-interacting protein 1-like isoform X3 is translated as MDVAVAEEPLRKIFRAKKTMKVSDRQQLKSLHTTLSSPCSFPSPPQPAMVNGKHCEDVSMEVDKEIHGTTHTTTHAPSSLTATSLTTETSEEPTASELLVSSSQNIHSDVKDVQEGEGDKESTLPSLEVEDKVNGLMKGDRNSKEDVIVSSPVSSEKTEAVRERQVDGMEVDLVPGTTQDTVPILNPATSLLLSSNTAVESVSSPSLSPSYTAESDQEVRPGFLVLSEDDDVQDESNEEEEEKDEEQRKSEGGVEKVEVNMKKPEQFVSGAPVDSPSPSSPTPLQIDEEEEGAALQKKRSLSGDSEDGGEKQGERDLEVVERHNKRPRVDCEELEAHVELKISGSAERQHKLKKVVQQLVEEQLCVLQLTLFDMSLQGLRDRLDKIEKHPSALKSLQAKIARLSKKVGTAIQARENAKKPPEVLLPPTSTSATATTPAGSAVLGLRTMGNNPPDPKRNDQGCQTPTPVRNDQGCQTPTPVRNDQGCQTPTPVRNDQGCQTPTPVPTASLLPSPSSTASAGSQPTSQTLMLSTCVTPTPGPSAFPLQSFLIQLPGGGTAILTNPTNSQLIPVCAFPAMTSSTVTPTTAFLLQRTTPYTPAAPKPPSASALLSHSAATTTTTPTDTPAATTSHMTTPITRATTITTPTCWATTVTTPTPRTTPRATPRATTTPRATTITTSRATTITTPTCRATTKLCATPNVSHPGATGTVSRPSSGVSVSVCESIRLVSVANSTSTSSLPRFSMPATTGTQPSVRPAAPAQLAASARLAAPVPQVPAKTDSTQASHPAKSEAFIDLTEEEEEEEEDDDVLVTGVLKAPIALKASPSPSTAGQRTTATQQTATSTSVGTQAVRSSLGQTSAVGSPHAVYRRPLQGSPSKSVASATSTSSSTPCPQPSPLPPLPVTPQTISLPLEAASTSPPQQPLLKITRVPSQNDGIVLSWSVTEVDRSCAAVDSYHLYAYHQEHSGPSTPPLLWKKIGEVKALALPMACTLTQFVSGSKYYFAVRARDVFGRFGPFCAPQCTDVLTSPSPKAPI